The proteins below come from a single Mercenaria mercenaria strain notata chromosome 3, MADL_Memer_1, whole genome shotgun sequence genomic window:
- the LOC128555686 gene encoding neurocalcin-delta B-like, which yields MGNAKSLISKSKLRKLCPKTLAELRTNADVDFTPEEIEEWFREYHSKLDKGRSKLTVKEFKEVYNSVFTGDPTSFVEQLFRCFDTNGDGFVDFKEFIVGLCVSASDQLDKKLEWAFKMYDIDGNGTISKEEMTSIFKAIFKMTNARDTGELGSAEEMCNNIFDTFDLNRDGQISFDEFRQGAMNDKTIVNLLECDPDPEI from the exons ATGGGAAATGCAAAATCTCTTATTTCCAAATCAAAATTGCGTAAACTTTGTCCAAAGACTCTCGCTGAATTGCGGACAAACGCAGATGTTGATTTTACACCCGAGGAAATTGAAGAATGGTTTCGGGAATATCATTCAAAACTGGACAAAGGAAGGTCTAAGTTAACAGTGAAGGAGTTTAAAGAAGTATATAACAGTGTGTTTACTGGCGACCCGACTTCTTTTGTGGAGCAGTTGTTTCGATGCTTCGATACTAATGGTGATGGATTTGTTGACTTTAAAGAATTTATTGTGGGATTATGTGTGTCTGCTAGCGATCAGTTAGACAAAAAGCTGGAGTGGGCGTTTAAGATGTACGATATTGACGGAAATGGAACCATATCTAAAGAAGAGATGACAAGCATTTTCAAG GCGATCTTTAAAATGACGAATGCACGTGACACTGGAGAGCTGGGCAGCGCGGAGGAGATGTGCAACAATATTTTCGACACGTTTGACCTTAATCGTGATGGCCAGATCAGTTTCGATGAATTCAGACAAGGAGCGATGAACGACAAAACGATAGTCAACTTACTGGAATGTGACCCTGATCCAGAAATTTGA